The Ralstonia sp. RRA DNA segment CGGCGTGTGAAGCCGCTTAGCGCGCTGATGGTTCTGGTGGGCGGTGGCCTGCCGTTCTTCTTCATGGCGTCTGCCGGCGGCAAGGTGACATCCGCCGCTCACGTGGCTGCGCTGATTGCGGGCACCACGCCGCTGTCGGTAGCGCTGATCGCCTACGCGCTGGATGGCCAGCGCATCGGCGCGGCGCGCGGGCGGGCCATCGCGATCATCCTCGCGGGCGTGGTGCTGTTGCTGGTGTCGCAAGCGCATGCGTCGAATGGTGCGTTCGTCGGCGGGGCTGCACTGCTGTTGCTGGCCAGCCTGCTCTGGGGCAGCTACACGCTGGGGTTGCGTCGCGCCGGGCTCGACGCCATCGGCTGTGCGCTGCTGCTGAGCGTGCCTTCTTTCCTGCTGCTCGTGTTGCTGGTGAGCCTGGGCGTGGTCGACAGCCACATCGGACAGTTCTCCATGACCAGCGCCATGCCGTTCCTGCTGGCCCAGGGGCTGGGGGTGGGCGTGATTTCCAGCGTGTCTTATGCGCTCGCGATCCGTCATCTGGATACGCCGCGCTGTTCCGCGATTGGCTCGATGGCTCCTGCGCTGGCGTGCCTTGGGGCCGTGCCCCTGCTCGGTGAATCGCTGACCCTGACCGTTGTGTGCGGCATTGCTGCGATCACCGCAGGCGTGATCCTCGCAAACCGCGCTTAAGCCCATCGCATCGTTCTTCCGGAGACCACACCCATGCTCACGACGCTTGCCACCGTCACCCCAGACCCGCTGTGGGGGCTGACTGCCGCTTTCCGTGCTGACCCACGGCCCAACAAGGTCGATCTCGTGGTGGGCGTCTACCGCGATGAAACCGGGCGGACGCCGGTCATGGCCGCCGTGAAGACGGCAGAGGAGCGCTTGGCCGCTGTCGGGGCCTCCAAGGCCTACCGCGGATTGGCCGGCAATACCGAGTTCAACGCCAGTCTGGCAGCCCTGCTGCTCGGACATGACGCGGGGCGCCTGGCGCGCCAGACCACGATGCAGACCGTAGGCGGGACCGGTGCGCTGCGATTGCTGGCTGACTTCATCGCCGTAGCATCGCCCGGTGCCCGCGTGTGGGTGTCCGACCCTGGCTATGTCAATCACGTGCCCATCATGCGGGCGGCAGGGCTGACGGTCGAACGTTACCGCTGGCAGGCCGACGGTGGTGTGCTCGACGCGGATGCTGTTCTCGCGGATCTTGCCGCCGCACGTGCCGGCGATATCGTGCTGCTGCATGGCTGCTGCCACAACCCGACCGGCATCGACATGGGGCTCGGGGTCTGGCAGGCCGTGGCGGAACGCTGCGCGAAGCAGGGTCTGGTGCCACTGGTCGACATGGCCTATCTCGGGCTTGCTGAAGGCCTGGAGCCGGACACGCAGGGCTTGCGGCAACTCGTCGATGCGCTGGACACGGTGCTGGTGGCAGCGAGTTGCTCGAAGAGCATGGGACTGTATTGCGAGCGCACTGGCGCTGCGATGGTGATCGGCAAGAACATGGCCACGCTGCAACCGGTAGGCGGTGTTCTGGAGCGCATCACGCGCAGCAACTATTCGATGCCGCCTGACCACGGCGCTGCCATCGTCGCTGCCATCCTTGCCGATGCCACGCTGACGGCCCGCTGGCGCGACGAACTGGAGCACATGCGTCAGCGCATCGTCGGCAACCGGCGTCGGCTTGACGACGCACTGGCCAGCCTGGGAGCGCCCGCCGCGCTGCAGAACCTGTCGCGACACAAGGGCATGTTTTCCATGCTGCCGCTGGATGCCGATGCCATGGAGCGCTTGCGTGTGGATCACGCCATCTATGGCACCCAGGGTGGTCGCATCAACATCGCGGGGTTGGCGCCGGAGCAGATCGGCCGGGTGGCCGATGCGTTGGTGGCCGTGGCCTCTGAAACGGTCGGCACGCCTGCCTGACCAGCATCAAAGGCAGGGGCAGCGATCGACGCGGCCCCTGTTGCGTTGCGTAGTCCCCCTTACTTCGCCTTGAACCCCGGCAAACCGCTCGCCAGTTTGCTATGCGCCAGCGTGACCGCGTTCTGCACAGCGGTCAGGAAATTGCCTTGCAGATCTTCAACCGGAATGCTGCGGCGGAAGAAGTCGGCCCATACGAATTCTGCGAACGCGGTGGGTGTCTTGTCATAGCCGCCTGCATTGCGCACGTATCCGGCGAGCGACCGGTAAGGATCGTCGATCAGCTTCACCAGGCTGTCAGGAACGGACGCGTAGTAGTGCCGCACGCCATGCTCATCGAGAGGGTGGACCCAGCAGCTCTTGTCCATTGCTTTCCAGAAATCCTCGATGGCGTGATCAGACAGATCGGCTTCGACCTCGAAGTAGCCGACGCTTACGCCGGCTTCCAGCGCAGCGCGCCCGAGGTGGTGGTGATCCGTGATGTACAACTTGCTGCCCGGCCCGAGCACAGCGGGAATCGGATGGGCCTGCATGAAGGCCTGCTGGTCTTTGGGTGCGAGCGACTGGAGATGCTTCTTCTTGTCCTGGACTTCGATCATGCCCACGGTGAGTTGCGTGGGGCGCAGGTCGTGGATGGGCGATTCGTGGATCTTGGGCATGGTGTTTCCTCTATGGTTGCTGCCGGCGCTGGACACCGGTCATCCCACAGCAGCATAGCAAGGGAGGGCGCATGTGGTGTGCATCGCGCGTTCACGCGGCGCGTGCGCGAGCCCGCTCCTGGAGGGCGAGCCTGATCTGCGGCAAGACGATGCCCTCGAGCCCGGAAACCGCGTGCGCCTGCCCCCAGATCTGTTCGTCGATCGCTGCAAAGAAGAACGGAACGCCGTGATTGAGCAGAATCCGGCGCCCATCCGGGCGCTCGCCGCCGGCCCATGCAAGGTAGGGTGGCAAATCTTCGGGCCGGATTCTCGCCGTGAAGCCACCCAGCTTCAACTGCACATAGTCGATCTGATCCAACTCGGGCAGCGCAGTCTTCATCTT contains these protein-coding regions:
- a CDS encoding aromatic amino acid transaminase: MLTTLATVTPDPLWGLTAAFRADPRPNKVDLVVGVYRDETGRTPVMAAVKTAEERLAAVGASKAYRGLAGNTEFNASLAALLLGHDAGRLARQTTMQTVGGTGALRLLADFIAVASPGARVWVSDPGYVNHVPIMRAAGLTVERYRWQADGGVLDADAVLADLAAARAGDIVLLHGCCHNPTGIDMGLGVWQAVAERCAKQGLVPLVDMAYLGLAEGLEPDTQGLRQLVDALDTVLVAASCSKSMGLYCERTGAAMVIGKNMATLQPVGGVLERITRSNYSMPPDHGAAIVAAILADATLTARWRDELEHMRQRIVGNRRRLDDALASLGAPAALQNLSRHKGMFSMLPLDADAMERLRVDHAIYGTQGGRINIAGLAPEQIGRVADALVAVASETVGTPA
- a CDS encoding ParB-like protein produces the protein MPKIHESPIHDLRPTQLTVGMIEVQDKKKHLQSLAPKDQQAFMQAHPIPAVLGPGSKLYITDHHHLGRAALEAGVSVGYFEVEADLSDHAIEDFWKAMDKSCWVHPLDEHGVRHYYASVPDSLVKLIDDPYRSLAGYVRNAGGYDKTPTAFAEFVWADFFRRSIPVEDLQGNFLTAVQNAVTLAHSKLASGLPGFKAK
- a CDS encoding DMT family transporter, yielding MRGSTLTAGTGGLAGRDATQTSPLIGYAAMVLTVLIWAGFALSIRAIGASPLAPADVALIRFGLPTLLLLPFLPSRWPMLRRVKPLSALMVLVGGGLPFFFMASAGGKVTSAAHVAALIAGTTPLSVALIAYALDGQRIGAARGRAIAIILAGVVLLLVSQAHASNGAFVGGAALLLLASLLWGSYTLGLRRAGLDAIGCALLLSVPSFLLLVLLVSLGVVDSHIGQFSMTSAMPFLLAQGLGVGVISSVSYALAIRHLDTPRCSAIGSMAPALACLGAVPLLGESLTLTVVCGIAAITAGVILANRA